In the Cryptosporangium aurantiacum genome, ACCTGATCCGGTCGATCTGGCAAAAGTTCGGGGTGACGATCCTGTTCGTCACCCACGACATCGACGAGGCGGTGTACCTCGGCGAGCGGGTCGTCGTGCTGTCGTCAGCGCCGACGATCGTGCAGGAGACGCTGTCGGTGGACCTGCCCGCCGAACGCGACCAGCTGACCACCCGCGCCGACCCGCGGTTCACCGAGCTCCGCGCGCACGTCTACGCCGAGATCCAGGCGGCGAAGAAGCGCGCCCCGGCCGCCGCGGCGGACTGACGCCGCCGGGCTCCGCTGGCACATCCTGCCGTGCCGGGTGCGCCCGGAGCGGCAGGGACGCCCAGTGACACCGGTGGGTGGTTCCGGGAAGCTCGGGGCATGGATGACCTCTGTGACCTGGACGCAGTCGAACTGGCGCAGCGGCTGCGGCGCCGGGACGTCTCCGCCCGGGACGTCGTCGCGGCACACCTCGACCGGATCGAACGCGTCAACCCGGCCGTCAACGCGATCGTGACGCTGGACGCCGAGGGAGCGCTCACCGCCGCTGCGGCTGCCGACGAGGCGGTCGCGCGCGGCGCCGAGCCCGGCCCGCTGCACGGCCTCCCGATCGCGTTCAAGGACACCCACGACACCGCGGGGATGCGCACCACCTACGGCTCGCCGCTGCTCGCCGACAACGTCCCGGCGTTCGACGAGCTGGTCGTGCAGCGGATCCAGGACGCCGGTGCGATCCGGATCGGCAAGACCAACGTTCCCGAGTTCGCCGCCGGGTCGCACACGTTCAACACGCTGTTCGGCGTCACCCGCAACCCGTACAACCTGGGACGCTCGGCGGGCGGCAGCAGCGGCGGCGCGGCCGCCGCCCTGGCCGCTCGGCTGATCCCGATCGCCGACGGCAGCGACATGGGCGGCTCGCTGCGCAACCCGGCGTCGTTCTGCAACGTGGTCGGGTTCCGGCCCACGCCCGGCCGGGTGCCGACCTACCCGAACGACAACCCGTGGGACACGATCGGCACGTCTGGGCCGATGGGCCGCACGGTGGCCGACGTGGCGCTGCTGCTCTCCGCGATCGCGGGCCCCGACCGGCGCTCGCCGATCGCGCTGGAGACACCTGGTGACGCGTTCCGGGTGCCGTTGGAGCGTGACCTGGCCGGGCTGCGGGTCGCGTGGAGCCCGACGCTCGGCGGCCTGCCGATCTCGGCGGACGTGTCCGCGGTGCTGTCCGGCGCACCGGCGGTCTTCGCCGAACTGGGCTGCGTCGTCGAGGAGGCGGAGCCGGACCTGTCCGAGGCCGACCTGGTGTTCCGGACGCTCCGCGCGAACGCGTTCGAGCTGGCGTTCGGCGCGTCCTACGACGCCCGGCCGGACGCGTTCAAACCGGCGCTGGCCTGGAACATCGCCCAGGGACGGGGACTGAGCCGCGGCGACGTCGGGCGAGCCACCGCCGCCTGGGCGCGGACCTACCGGGCGGCCGCGGCGTTCTTCGACGTGTACGACGTGCTGATCGCGCCGGTCAGCCAGGTGGCCCCGTTCGACGTCGACGAGGAGTACCCGCGGATCGTCGCCGGGCAGGAGCAGCACTCCTACCTGGACTGGATGCGCTCGGCGTACCACGTGACCGTGCTCGGGGCTCCGGCGATCTCGGTGCCCGCCGGGTTCACGCCGGACGGCTTGCCGGTCGGGCTGCAGATCGTCACCCGCCCGCGCTCGGACCTGCTGACGCTGCAGGTCGCGGCGGCGTTCGAGGCCGCGACCGGCCACGGCCGCCGCCGCCCGCCCCTCGACGTGTGATCCGGAGGCCCGCCCGGCCTCCTGGCGCCCGGTCCGCGGCCACCCGGGCGGCGGCGGCCGGGCCGGGTGCGTCAGGGCGGGCCTGCGGTACGGGGGGACTGCAGGACGCGGCAGGTCGCATCGATCGTCGGAGCCGGGCGGACCCGCCGTCCCCACGCCTCGAGCAGCGAGTCCTCGATGTGCAGGTCGTGCACCCGCAGCCGATAGACCGGCAGGTCCGGCGAGGCGGGGCAGAGCGTCCGAGCGGTGATCGCGTCGTTGTGCACGTACCGCACCCCGCCACTCTCCTGCAGGATCGCGGTCAGCTCGTCGTCGGTGCCGACCACGTAGCCGCGGAGGTTCGTCGACGATCCGTCGGTGTCGCGCACGGTCGTCACGGTGAGCGGCAGCACCGGCATCGTCATCGTGGTCGCGGCGGCAGCCACCGCGAACAGCACGACGCCGATCTGACCGGCAACAGCCAGCACCCCGGCGAACCACCGCGGCACCGGCCCGTCCACCCCGAGCGCGAGCAGCGGCGGCACGACGAACATGCCGAACACGAAGTACTCACCCTGGCGGGCGGCGTCGACCGCGGTCGGCGTCAGCAGGCCGGCGTAGACCGACAGCACGGCGGCGGACGCCGCCGACCGCTGCCACCGCTTGATCCGACCCCACTCCGGGACCGACTGGAACACCAGCACGAACGCCGGCAACAGCAGCGGAAGGTAGAGAATCTGCCAGGTGGCCAGCGCGAGCCCGAACACGACGCCCAGCAGCCACAGCGGTGTCCGGCGGGTCCAGCG is a window encoding:
- a CDS encoding amidase, encoding MDDLCDLDAVELAQRLRRRDVSARDVVAAHLDRIERVNPAVNAIVTLDAEGALTAAAAADEAVARGAEPGPLHGLPIAFKDTHDTAGMRTTYGSPLLADNVPAFDELVVQRIQDAGAIRIGKTNVPEFAAGSHTFNTLFGVTRNPYNLGRSAGGSSGGAAAALAARLIPIADGSDMGGSLRNPASFCNVVGFRPTPGRVPTYPNDNPWDTIGTSGPMGRTVADVALLLSAIAGPDRRSPIALETPGDAFRVPLERDLAGLRVAWSPTLGGLPISADVSAVLSGAPAVFAELGCVVEEAEPDLSEADLVFRTLRANAFELAFGASYDARPDAFKPALAWNIAQGRGLSRGDVGRATAAWARTYRAAAAFFDVYDVLIAPVSQVAPFDVDEEYPRIVAGQEQHSYLDWMRSAYHVTVLGAPAISVPAGFTPDGLPVGLQIVTRPRSDLLTLQVAAAFEAATGHGRRRPPLDV